A part of Miscanthus floridulus cultivar M001 chromosome 6, ASM1932011v1, whole genome shotgun sequence genomic DNA contains:
- the LOC136459523 gene encoding uncharacterized protein — translation MESKLTQDVGPLAAAASSFPLLVYDYKHGVPPEIFQTVLSVADGSMRTIQVPEMCCEYRCVETPQGLVLMVDAASRSCWLWNPQTGEKTALPAMDGELPDHCRCLVSDTTSSPPDWISDDVAPPDPLVLVYDLTRPELLFCRIRGGSAWVKQSYDMGLCEVPGKVPTPRAIGEMAAVQGMYFYLDHESVDVVGTLVILPDDPEPCLELVTFKAPLPTLATDAQRKVTRHYLLESSKDLFLVCLFYIGCTLDRVEEVGAYVMDFSKKEWCKVTDIGDAAFLLGPRCFAASCSAVEHDLKSGCVYLADDCLGDSNDFHIFDLKEGTRELVAPTQDIPALSRKPFWLVPVLP, via the coding sequence ATGGAATCGAAACTCACCCAGGATGTCGGCCCGCTAGCGGCGGCGGCCTCGTCTTTCCCGCTGCTCGTGTACGACTACAAGCACGGCGTTCCACCGGAGATTTTCCAGACCGTGCTTTCGGTCGCCGACGGCTCCATGCGCACCATCCAAGTGCCTGAGATGTGCTGCGAATACAGGTGTGTAGAGACTCCGCAGGGCCTGGTGCTCATGGTGGACGCCGCCTCGAGATCCTGTTGGCTGTGGAACCCGCAGACCGGGGAGAAGACGGCGCTGCCCGCGATGGACGGCGAGCTACCGGACCACTGCCGGTGCCTGGTCTCTGACACCACCTCTTCTCCACCAGACTGGATCTCTGACGACGTCGCTCCTCCAGACCCCCTGGTCCTCGTCTACGACCTCACGCGCCCGGAGCTTCTGTTCTGCCGGATCAGAGGCGGCAGCGCGTGGGTCAAGCAGTCCTACGACATGGGCCTTTGTGAGGTCCCCGGGAAAGTCCCCACACCGAGGGCCATCGGTGAGATGGCTGCTGTGCAAGGGATGTACTTCTACCTCGATCACGAGTCGGTAGACGTGGTCGGCACTCTCGTCATCTTGCCCGACGATCCGGAACCGTGTCTGGAGCTCGTCACCTTCAAAGCTCCGCTGCCCACTCTCGCGACGGACGCGCAGCggaaagtgaccagacactacCTCCTCGAATCCTCGAAGGATCTCTTCCTCGTCTGCCTCTTCTACATCGGTTGCACCCTCGACCGTGTCGAGGAGGTCGGCGCCTACGTGATGGATTTCTCGAAGAAGGAATGGTGCAAGGTGACCGACATTGGCGACGCCGCGTTTCTTCTTGGTCCCAGATGCTTTGCGGCCTCGTGCTCTGCGGTGGAGCATGACCTTAAGAGCGGGTGTGTCTACCTTGCCGACGATTGTCTCGGGGATAGCAACGATTTCCACATCTTTGATCTCAAGGAAGGCACTCGTGAGCTCGTTGCTCCAACTCAGGACATACCTGCTCTCTCGCGAAAACCATTTTGGTTGGTGCCCGTCCTTCCGTAG
- the LOC136457692 gene encoding histone H4 has protein sequence MSGRGKGGKGLGKGGAKRHRKVLRDNIQGITKPAIRRLARRGGVKRISGLIYEETRGVLKIFLENVIRDAVTYTEHARRKTVTAMDVVYALKRQGRTLYGFGG, from the coding sequence ATGTCGGGGCGCGGCAAGGGCGGCAAGGGCCTGGGCAAGGGCGGCGCGAAGCGTCACCGGAAGGTGCTCCGCGACAACATCCAGGGGATCACGAAGCCGGCGATCCGGAGGCTGGCGCGGAGGGGCGGCGTGAAGCGCATCTCCGGGCTCATCTACGAGGAGACCCGCGGCGTGCTCAAGATCTTCCTCGAGAACGTCATCCGCGACGCCGTCACCTACACCGAGCACGCGCGCCGCAAGACCGTCACGGCCATGGACGTCGTCTACGCGCTCAAGCGCCAGGGCCGCACTCTCTACGGCTTCGGAGGCTAG
- the LOC136460236 gene encoding uncharacterized protein has protein sequence MASTTARLLRRKKKKKIDPNACRCCEKMGHWAKECPNRKQEKKAKAHLAQTDEDDEATLLMATFCALHDVEAKEKGVVMAVEGHGKALKAVNLDEPWAQLHLGHVGSEQEQLGYLDSGASNHMMGSKAAISELDGNVTDTVKFDDGSRVAIRGCGAIIFIIINIGQLDERDSEVLIKDGVLRIKDQEQRLLAKVKSFDALGRLEKMVRGLPHIKHTGELCDSCLTRKQRRMSFPKAAKYRAVDALKLVHGDLYRPITPATNGGRWYFLLLMDDCRRYMWLQLLMSKDEEVEAIKRFQAWVEAESEKKLRVLRIDRGSEFTSVEFAAYCADQGVVQHHITLYSP, from the exons atggcaagcaccaCGGCAAGACTTCTtcgaagaaaaaagaagaagaagatcgaccccaacgcctgccggtgCTGCgaaaagatgggccattgggcaaaggagtgcccaaatcgcaagcaggagaaaaaGGCTAAGGCTCATTTAGCGCAgactgatgaggatgatgaggccactctcctaatggcaacgttctgtgcactgcatgacgttgaggccaaggagaagggagtggtgatggcggtggaagggcatggcaaggctctgaaggctgtcaacctcgacgaaccatggGCCCAACTCCACCTCGGACATGTGGGTAGCGAGCAGGAGCAGCTAGGGTACTTGGACTCTGGCGCCAGCAACCATATGATGGGCTCTAAGGCAGCCATCTCCGAGCTCGATGGCAATGTGACCGATACGGTGAAGTTcgatgacggctcaagggtggcgatccgaggatGCGGCGCCATCATCTTCAT TATCATCaacattggccagctggatgagcgcgacagtgaggtactgatcaaggatggcgtcctcaggatcaaggaccaggagcagcggcttcttgccaaggtgaagag cttcgacgcgctcggtcggctggagaagatggtccgagggctgcccCATATCAAGCACacaggcgagctgtgtgatagctgcctgactaggaagcagaggaggatgtcattcccaaaggcggccaagtatcgcgcggtgGATGCTCTCAAGCTCGTCCACGGTGATCTCTACAGGCCAATCACAccagccacaaatggtggtcgaTGGTACTTTCTCCTACTCATGGATGATTGccgtcgctatatgtggctgcaactcctgatgagcaaggatgaggaggtggaggcgatcAAGAGGTTCCAGGCATGGGTGGAGGCAGAGTCCGAAAAGAAGCTACGCGTGCTGAGGATAGATCGCGGtagtgaattcacttcggtggagttcgctgcgtactgcgcagatcagggtgtggtgcaacACCACATCACGCTGTACTCGCCATag
- the LOC136457691 gene encoding probable staphylococcal-like nuclease CAN1, with product MGNSIYRFLCGLCAPSSSEHGLHGAPPAVAALGRDILSFQSTSQVPDELSRHVVSSKKAQANWYKKLLVAWKKARPPPKTLEEAAAFVVQTLKNHQKADVEGLLSFYGLPHPNAAAGAPAAPPPPKPQGAKFELHTLPIDPKSVADGDTVNVYVDTADPRESGSVPREVQKAAAERAKARAAKNYQKADALQKIIVDAGYRPVPNARGEEVLAKKYRIRLRGIDAPESAMPYGKEAKEALLKLVQGKSLKVYVYDEDRYGRCVGDIYCDGVFVQEQMLKKGFAWHYTAYDQRPELAKWEKQAQTGRKGLWASSKPQKPWEWRKDKRNGTA from the exons ATGGGGAACAGCATCTACCGGTTCCTGTGCGGCCTGTGCGCGCCCTCGTCGTCGGAGCACGGGCTCCACGGCGCGCCCCCCGCCGTTGCCGCGCTCGGCCGCGACATCCTCAGTTTCCAGAGCACCTCGCAG GTCCCGGACGAGCTGAGCCGGCACGTCGTCTCCTCCAAGAAAGCGCAGGCGAATTG GTACAAGAAACTGCTGGTGGCATGGAAGAAAGCCCGGCCGCCTCCGAAGACGCTCGAGGAGGCTGCGGCCTTCGTTGTGCAGACGCTCAAGAACCATCAGAAAGCAGATGTGGAG GGCCTGCTGTCTTTCTACGGCCTGCCGCATCCGAACGCGGCAGCAGGCGCACCCGCTGCTCCTCCGCCGCCCAAGCCCCAGGGCGCCAAGTTCGAGCTGCACACGCTCCCC ATTGACCCCAAGTCTGTAGCCGACGGCGACACGGTCAACGTGTACGTCGACACGGCGGACCCCCGGGAGTCCGGCAGCGTGCCCCGCGAGGTGCAGAAGGCTGCGGCGGAGCGGGCCAAGGCGCGGGCCGCCAAGAACTACCAGAAGGCCGACGCGCTGCAGAAGATCATAGTCGACGCAGGATACAG GCCGGTTCCTAACGCGAGAGGCGAGGAGGTGCTAGCGAAGAAGTACAGGATCAGGCTGAG GGGGATCGATGCGCCCGAGAGCGCGATGCCGTATGGCAAGGAGGCCAAAGAGGCGCTGCTCAAACTTGTGCAGGGGAAGAGCTTGAAGGTCTACGTGTATGACGAGGACCGGTATGGTAGATGCGTCGGAGACATCTACTGCGACGGCGTATTTGTGCAG GAGCAAATGCTGAAGAAAGGTTTTGCCTGGCACTACACCGCCTATGATCAACGCCCAGAGCTGGCCAAG TGGGAGAAACAAGCACAGACTGGCCGGAAGGGATTGTGGGCGTCGTCGAAGCCACAGAAACCATGGGAGTGGAGGAAGGACAAGCGCAACGGGACAGCATGA